CGACGTCACCCTTCGAAGGACGCTGCCAGTCGTGGTTGCAGACGGGGTACTCTCTGTTGTCATCAGTCCGAGAGCGATGGTGTTGCGACCGGGTCGGTCTACGGGCATCGCCGTTGATGTCGCAGCGACCGGTGCCGTTCCACGAACGTCTCGTTTGTCATCCACCAATCCTGCGGTCGTGACAGTCGCCCCATCAGGAACGGTGACTGGGGTGGGGATCGGCAGCGCGTACGTGCGCGCGGTGGCAACGGCTGACTCGACCGTCGGTGACAGCGTGCTCGTGACTGTGTTACCTCTCGTTCGCCTTTCGACGATTTCCGGGGATGGACAGTCATCGCGCGAAGGACAGACGCTGACGCAGCCACTTGTTGTGCGGGCGTCAGATCCCGCCAGTGGCGCGCGGCTTTCCGGGGTACCCATCGACTTGGCGGTGACGGATAACTCCGGTGCGACCTCGCCATCACGAGGTTCCACGGACGCAAATGGTGAGTTCCGGTTTAGCTGGACGCAGGGCCGGCGAATGGGACTCCCAAATGAGCCGTTTGCGCCACACGTGCGCGTGACGTCGGCGGAGTCGGGGGACACGCTGCGCATCGGCGCGCGCGTGGCCTGTTGGTATCAATCGGCATTCGCACTCCCAGTGTCTTTTTCCGGTCAGGTTGGTAGCAGCTCACCGTGTCTCTGGACCACCGGAACTGGCGTCGGTCAATACTACGGTACGCGCTCCCTGCTGGAGGTCGTCCCTGCGGGGATCTATCGGGTGCAGGCGTCCTCCACCACGGGCACCTACTCGCTCTGGATCGGAGAGCGGCTGCTGACCTCGTTCGACCGCGGCCGATGGACCATTGGGCTTCACAACATTGCCGTTGGATCGCCGCAATCGTTCACCATGCTCTGGATGACCCCGGGCTCGCGGCTGAGCCTCGAACCGTTCCGCGACTCGGCGCAAGTCGGCCATGCCGCGTTCTCCGTCTCGCTGTCGCAGCTCCCGTCGGACCTGTACAACTGCGCCTTGGGAATGCCGACCCTTGTCGGGAGTGGAGCGCTCTCGCAAACGATCGCTCCGGGAGACTGCCTCGCCGCCGGGCGACCCGGTGACCAGTTCTACGTCCCCGTGAACGCCGGCGAAACGATTACGCTGCGCGCGTCCAGTTCGGCCTTCACTCCACGTGTTGTGCTCTACACATGGAACGGCACCGCCTGGCAAGAGGTTGCCGCACATGCGGGAACGCGCACAACGCCCGCGGCAATAGCCTGGACCAATGCTGGCGACGGACTGATCGGGTACGCGCGCATCGAGAGCATCGAACCCACTGGCGGCGGCTATACTCTCACATCGCAGTATGCGTCAAGCGCAGCGCTATTGAGCGTGTTTAGCGCGCCTCCAGATGCCACCGGACGCGTTCCATTTCCTCGAGTGCCCTCCCCGTCCCAAGGGCGGTCCGGCATGCGAGTACCACCCCTTCGGTAACCACGACACCCAATCGGCCCTCTCGTGCCTGCTGCGGTAGCCACCTTCATCGACATCATCTGTCGCTGACGCGCTGGCGTCGAACAACGACTGAAAGGAGGGGGCGACGACAGGCATCTCTGTGGTCGCCCCCTTTGCTGTTTGTCTCTTGGGCCGCGCGCGGACGCCGATAGGTCACAGTTGGTCCCCTCCCGACCGTCGGTCACCGCCAACCATCTCATCACCCCTGGAAGGTGCCTCATGAAGCGGATGTACGCAGCGCTCACCGTGGCGACGGCCGGTACCCTGGCTGCCTGCTTCGACGACCAACCGATCACCCCGGTCGAACCCATTCCGGCCCCCACGCTCTCGGTCGTGGCATCCACCCCAATGGGAGGGATCGACGGGTTCTACTTCCTGGCCCCCATCGCGGAACCGCCCAAGGCGGTCCCGAACGACCCCACCATCCTTGACCTGCTCGCCACCGAGATCTGCGAGTGCAACGGCTCGGCGTGCGTCGGTCCGCTCGTGCGTCGCTTCACGTCGGCGATCACCTCCCCGGACCGTCTCCAGTTGGTCGAAAACGCCTTGTATCGGGCCGAGTGGAACACGCAGACGGATCAACTCGACCCGGCGAAGATGTATCGCATCCGCGTGTTGGGGAGCGGCACCGAGCTGGGGTACGCCAACGTAAACATCCTCGGCGCGGGAGAAGAGCGTGACCCGTCCGGGGTCATCAACCTTCGCGCGGGCGCCACGTTGCCGATCCGGTTCAAGGTCCAGTCCGGCGCGGCGCAGCGTGTGGGCCCCGGCGGTGGCACGGTGCAGCTCAACAGTGGAGTGCGCCTCGTCGTGCCCGCCGGTGCGGTTGCGCAGGACCTGCTGCTGACGGCCACGCCAGCCACCAACCTGCCGCCCGGCTCGCTCCCGCTCATCCCGGGGACGGGGTGGGATTTCGGGCCCGATGGAACGGTCTTCTCCGCCCCGGTCACGATGACGATCCCGTACAACGCCGCGACCCTGCCTCCCGGTGTCGTGGAGTCCGACCTGCGCATTCACAAGTTGGTCAACGGGGCCTGGCAGCAACAGAACGCCGGGCAGGTCGATCTGGTGAACAAGACCGTGTCGGCCGAGGTGAATGGGTTCAGCGTGTACATCGTCATTCCGCGGAACCCGGTGACCCCGGAAGACCTGACGGCGCCGGTGGTCCGGGCCTTGGAGGTGCGCGATCCAGTGACGGGGCAGTATGGCAGCGCGGTCACCCTGCAGGCGAGCGCCGCTGACGCGCCCCTGACCATGCGTCTCAAGATCACCGACGACATCGCTGGGGTGTTGTTCATCGACGTGCGCCTCGTGAGTCCGTCGGGAAAGCAGGTCCGTTTCCCCTGTTACACCGGTGCGGCCCCGAATACGGGCAGCGACACGAACGGGGAATGGATCTGTACGTCGTTGATTCCCCGGTACTCGGAGAACGGTGCGTGGTCCCTGGCAACGGTGTGGGTCCGCGACCGGGTTCAGAACTTCGACATTTATGGCCAGCAGCGCGGCGGGCTCTGCAACAGCAACAACTGTATTGCGGGCGCCGCGCAGATCACGGTCAGCAGCTCGCCCAGTGACGTGACACAGCCGGTGTTGCAGTCCGTGGTAGTGAGCCCGGACGTGACCCCGCGCCTCTACGGCCCCTCGCTGACGATCGCCTCGACCGGGAACGTCCAAGCGCTTCGACTGGGCTTCCAGGTGACAGATGACTTCTCCGGCCTGGGTGGATACCAGCTGTTCGATGGGCTCGGGCTGGAGTTCCTCGCGCCCAACGGCCAGGTGCAGCCGTTCCAGGGTCTCGCCTGCACCTTGACGAGTGGTACCAACCTCAATGGATTCTGGGACTGCCTCTTCACGATTCCGGCGCAGGCGCAACCCGGCACGTGGAAGTTGGATCGCCTTCGTGTGCCCGACCGGGTGGGGAACGGAGGGTGGCCCGGGTTCGCGGACTATCGGGATAACCGGCAGGGCCAGCTCTGCAACCCGGCGGGCAACTGCATCGCGAATCCCACGGTAATCGTCACGGGGACCGGAGATGCTGCGCCACCTGCGCTACAGACGGTCAACATCCAGCCGGCTGGCAATATCGTGACGACCAACCTGGGCTTCACGGACAACCTCAGCGGCGTCTCGTTCGTGCGCGTGGTCTACAACAGCACAACCACCACGCAGTTCCAGGAGTGCATCACGTCGCTCACCGGCGGCACGGTCACCAATGGCACCTGGGGCTGCACCATCAACTTCTCGAGCCTCGCGGCCCGGGGACAGTGGATCCTGAGTCTCCAAGCGTACGACGTGGCGGGGAACCTCCGTCAGTACTACCGGCGCCCGGCGGACGGCTTCCTCTGCTACCGGGATGTGGGCCAGAACGAGGTGTGCCAGGACTTTGGCGCGACGGATCTGATCCTGCAGTAAGCGCGGGAACGTCGGACGGGCGCAGGATCACCCGTCCGGCGGGAAAACGGCGCGATGAAAGGCGGGGGCGACCACGGGCATCTCTGTAGTCGCCCCTGTCGTTTCCCCACCCGGCCCCGCCCCCATGTCAAAGCGCCTCTGGTGCTGCCTTGTGCTCGTCGCCTGCGGCGGCGAATCCACCAAGCCCGAATCCCCGGCCTCCGTCGCTGTCGCTCCCGCCGCCCTCGACCTCACCCCCGGCGGCACGTCCCAGCTGACTGCGACCCCCAAATCAGCGGCCGGGATCACCCTCACCACCCCCGTCACCTGGTCCTCCTCCAGTGACGCGGTCGCCACCGTCACGAGCGCGGGACTCGTCACCGCCGTCGCGACCGGCTCCGCCACGATCACAGCGCGCAGCGGCTCGGCGACCGGAACGGCCGCAGTCACCGTCACTCCGGTCCCGATTGCGGCGGTCGTGGTCACCCCGGCAACCGCCACCATCGAGGTCGGCGACACCACCCGGGCGCTGGCCACGGCGCGATCTGCATCCGGAACCGACCTCGCAGGACGGGCCATCACCTGGTCCAGCGCGGACCCGGCCGTTGCCACGGTCGCGCAGACCGGGCTCGTCACAGCAATCGCCCCGGGTGCCACCTCCATCTCGGCGGCGTCCGAAGGGCGAACGGGTGCACTCGCCCTGACGGTGACGCCGGCGGCCGTGGCCACCGTCACGGTGGCCCCAACGACCGGCACCATCGTCGTGGGCACATCGCGGCAGCTCACCGTCGCGCTCAAGGACGCGCGCGGCGCCACGCTCGTGAACCGGGCGGTCTCGTGGGCCAGCACGGATCCCGCCACGATTTCGGTATCGACCGCCGGCCTCGTCACCGCAGTCAAGTTGGGCGGCCCGGTGACGATCTCGGCGACAAGCGAAGGGAAGCAAGGGACGCTGGCGATGACGGTGACCCCGGTGCCCGCGGCTCGCGTCGCGGTCTCTGCCCCGTCGCCCGAGGTGAACGAGGGCAGCACGACCCAGCTGACCGCCGTCGCCACCGATGCGGGGGGCAACACGCTGAGTGGTCGATCGTTCACCTGGGTGAGCGACTCCGCGCACATCGCCACCGTGGATGCCAACGGCCTGGTGCGCACGCTGCGCACGGGGGTCGCGCGTTTTCGTGCGCGCGCGGACGGTGCCGCGGGGTCGGTTAGCATCACGGTGCGTGGTTTGATCCATCGATGGACGTTCGATGAAGTCGGTGGCACCGGCACCGCCTTCCGCGACGATGTCGGCGGCCGCGTGGCGAGGCTGGACGCTGTGGCGCAGCCGGGACGGAGTGGCTCCGCCGTCGGCGGCCAGGTCACGCTGCCCGGGGGCGCCCCCGGCCTTACCGACTACGTGTCGTTGCCAGGGGCCTGCTTCGCTCGCTACCGGACGCGACCATCGAGGTCTGGGCCACCTTGCACTCCTATCAGTCATGGAGTCGCGTCTTTGACGTGAGCGGCGACGGCAACCTGTTCATGGCCTGGTCGCAGAATGCAACCCCGGGCACCGACTACGTCTCCTTCAAGGTGGGCACAACGGAGAGTCGGATCCAGAATGCCATGGCGGGCTACACCACCGACATCCAGCACCACATCGTCATGGCCATCGACCAGGGAGGTGGCAGCGGCGGGCAAACGCGAGTCACGCTCTATCTGGACGGCGTGCGGACCGGCGAGTTCGACACCCCGCACACGCTGGCGTCGCTCAACGATGCACGCTTTTTCCTCGGCCGCGGATTCTTCGTTGTTCCGACGGCACACGCGTCCTATGACGAGGTTCGCATCCATGATCGCGTGTACCCCGCGACCGACGTCCAGGCGTCCTATCGACGGGGACCGGTGCGCACGGCCACGCCGACGACGCTCTCGATTGTCTCGCCGGCCGGCATCGGCGATACGATCCGGGGGATCAACACGACGCTGCAGCTGAACGTAGCCGCGTCTGACGCGCAGGGCCGACGCTTCCCGGTGAGTGGTGCGCGCTGGACCAGCGCCAACACCAACGCCTCCGTGGACAGCACGGGCCGCGTTCAGGTGCTGTCCAGTGGCACCGTGGACATCACGGCAATGGTCGGTTCCACAAGCCTGCGGTGGACCATGCCCGCCCGGCATGTCCGGCGGCTGCCACTGGACCCCTTCCTCACCACACCAGCGGCCGGTGCGACGTGGGAGATCCCGGTGGTCATCGTCGCCTACATCCCAACAGCTGACGCCCGAACCATCGACGTGCGCAAGGCACCGGACTTCTGGGACCTCCTCCCCTTCTCGCTGGACACCATGGAGCAGCGTGTCCTGGACTACGCCCGACGCATCAAGCTCGCGCGCGAACAGGGGAGCACGTTCCGCGGGTACAAGAATCCGCTCGCGCTGCCGTCGATCGGGATTCGTGTCACCGACGTCATTGTGACCTACGAGCACATTCCGGCGAGCACAACGCGACACCCGCTCACCCAGGGCTTCTTTCCGGACTACCACAAGATCTTCGCCGATCACGGCCTTGTGGCGTACATGCAGGCGCGTGGCATCAAGGAGGTATGGGATGCATGGACCGGCTTCGACGCGGGATTCCCATCGTACAACCCCGCCATTCACGATCTGAAGGACATTCGTGCCGGGAGCGAGTCGAACATGGCCAGTCCACTGACCGGTGACATCTCGAACAGCTACCGCTACCCGAACGATCTCCCATTGTTGAGCTACACCTGGACGATGTACGGCATCAACATCCGGCGCTCGCAGGCCGAGGCAGTCCACAATGTCGGGCACCAGATGGAGGCCCTCCTTGGCTACGCGGCGCGGCGGCAGGATGGAAATCCGAACCTCTTCTGGCGGGATTTCGTCGGGCTTGATGCCTCGGACAAGTGGGCGCCCGGTCGTGCCGGTGCCACTCACTTCCCGCCGAACGCTACGGGCGACTACGACTATCACAACACCCGGGTGATCCAGTCGGACATCGAGGACTGGACGCCGGCGAACGCCGGCCAGAAGACCGCCATCAGTCGCTCGACCTGGTACAACCTCGTCTATCCGTGGCCCGGCGTGACCTCCTTCGGCCAACGCGAAGAGTCGCAGTGGTATGTCTACTGGTTCCAGAACTTCCCCGGCCGCGGCAATCGCATTCCGCGCGGCTCTGCGTGGATGACGAACTGGTGGGCCTTCATGGGCGACTGGGATAGCTCGATCCGTTCGGGACTCGGCCTCTACTCCGGCACACCAGCGGCGAACGTGGGAGCGGGTGTGGTCTATCCGTTCGCAGCGGCCCGCGGCGCGGCGCCGAAGCCGTGGGTGCACGGTCCACCGCCGCGCGCACCGCGGAAGTAGCTGTCCGAAGGCGGCATGAATGGGGGGAAGGGTGAAGGGGCAAGCAGGACCCCCATTCATGTCGTCAGTCCCTGCGCGCTATCCCAGCCGCTTCACGCAGGCTCGTGCATGGTACTCCACCGGGCTGAGCAGGCGCTCGACGATCGCCCGCGTGTCCGGACCGCCGCCGGGATGCGAGAGCACACGATCGATCGCCGCAGGAATGCGAGCGGCCAAGTCCTGGATGCGGCCGATCATCGAGTCCGGCGAGACACCGACGGCGCGTGCGAGGGCGCGCCAGTGTGAGGCCGTGATGCGCTCCACCGCGTGCTCACCGTTGATCCCCATCGCCAGTCGCACCGCGCCTCTCGTCAACTGCGGATAGGGAAGGAGGGTGATGACGTCGTACAGCGGCGCCAAGCGTATGTCCGGCCCGGGCCCGTGCAACACGGCGTAGTTCTTCGCGTGTGCGTCGGTCCCGGCGATGAGCCAGTTGAGCACGTTCGCATCCAGAAAGCGTGCCACGTCCACCTCCGCCTCCACCGAATGCCGCGCCAGTAGCGCGGCGATCTCAGTCACCCCCGGTCCGCCATCGGACTCGTACTTTCGCGTTGGCATCACCGCCAGCGCCTGGCACATGTCCTCCTGGTGCACGCGGTGCAACACACCGTCAAGCCGCACCCGGTCGTAGCGCTCCACGACGATGGCGACCTCGTCGCCAAATCGTTGCACGGTGCTCGAAGCGGCCGCCAACCCGAGCTCACGCGCAAGGTGCAGGCAGGCGTGTTCGTTGTAGGCCAGGTCGTCGAGGTCGAGGACGGGTGGCTTGAGGATCCGATTGCTCGGCGCCCGTCCCCTGGGCACCCCCCATCGTCCGCGATCGTCCTCGTACAATGCGGTCTTGGGCTGTGCCCCGGCCAGGCTGAATTGTCCCTGCTCCGAGTTTGTGCGCCCCGCGGCGGGATTCCGGCGCAGCCCCGCCAGCAGCTCTCCCACAGCTTCCGCCGACAGCCATTCGATCGACGCGCGCTCGTCCGTGCGAGTTGGCGCGCCGAGCGCGGCATCGACCCTGTCGGGCGTCACCAGCTGCACCGCCCCCGCGCAGTCCTCTCCCACGTGTGCCAGAAGCTGCACGACATCGTGACGCGACACTCCGTGCTGCCGTCCCCAGTGGGCAATCACGGTCGGATTGTCGGGGAGGAGCCCCCACAAGAAGGCGCTTGTGGCCCGGTGCCCGTGCTCGGTCGCGATCAGCGGCATCGAGACGGAGAGCGGAAA
The nucleotide sequence above comes from Gemmatimonadota bacterium. Encoded proteins:
- a CDS encoding Ig-like domain-containing protein, with the translated sequence MHSYQSWSRVFDVSGDGNLFMAWSQNATPGTDYVSFKVGTTESRIQNAMAGYTTDIQHHIVMAIDQGGGSGGQTRVTLYLDGVRTGEFDTPHTLASLNDARFFLGRGFFVVPTAHASYDEVRIHDRVYPATDVQASYRRGPVRTATPTTLSIVSPAGIGDTIRGINTTLQLNVAASDAQGRRFPVSGARWTSANTNASVDSTGRVQVLSSGTVDITAMVGSTSLRWTMPARHVRRLPLDPFLTTPAAGATWEIPVVIVAYIPTADARTIDVRKAPDFWDLLPFSLDTMEQRVLDYARRIKLAREQGSTFRGYKNPLALPSIGIRVTDVIVTYEHIPASTTRHPLTQGFFPDYHKIFADHGLVAYMQARGIKEVWDAWTGFDAGFPSYNPAIHDLKDIRAGSESNMASPLTGDISNSYRYPNDLPLLSYTWTMYGINIRRSQAEAVHNVGHQMEALLGYAARRQDGNPNLFWRDFVGLDASDKWAPGRAGATHFPPNATGDYDYHNTRVIQSDIEDWTPANAGQKTAISRSTWYNLVYPWPGVTSFGQREESQWYVYWFQNFPGRGNRIPRGSAWMTNWWAFMGDWDSSIRSGLGLYSGTPAANVGAGVVYPFAAARGAAPKPWVHGPPPRAPRK
- a CDS encoding Ig-like domain-containing protein, which gives rise to MSSASPSGRRLARVLSIVFSYAFVACSEPAEPKSPSISDVTIQIQGGRSSLSVGESTRADLSPIGLVPGARLSSRWSSSNPAVLSVAGDGSSATLTAVAAGSAEVIVDVSAEGSKSAPTSLPARRLAITVQNPPPALSGTISVSPAQVRLGIGANLTVVPQVSRAAPSVNVEWQFTSSDPSRFTVSSSGMVTGISPTTGVVQVTARGTGAGYSASTLTAQIPVTVLPPALDSIAVSPVPMHLVPGRAKSITVQPFGVDAAVARVTFQSADPGIATVSSNGVVTGIRAGATSIVVTADAPQAASGTDVTLRRTLPVVVADGVLSVVISPRAMVLRPGRSTGIAVDVAATGAVPRTSRLSSTNPAVVTVAPSGTVTGVGIGSAYVRAVATADSTVGDSVLVTVLPLVRLSTISGDGQSSREGQTLTQPLVVRASDPASGARLSGVPIDLAVTDNSGATSPSRGSTDANGEFRFSWTQGRRMGLPNEPFAPHVRVTSAESGDTLRIGARVACWYQSAFALPVSFSGQVGSSSPCLWTTGTGVGQYYGTRSLLEVVPAGIYRVQASSTTGTYSLWIGERLLTSFDRGRWTIGLHNIAVGSPQSFTMLWMTPGSRLSLEPFRDSAQVGHAAFSVSLSQLPSDLYNCALGMPTLVGSGALSQTIAPGDCLAAGRPGDQFYVPVNAGETITLRASSSAFTPRVVLYTWNGTAWQEVAAHAGTRTTPAAIAWTNAGDGLIGYARIESIEPTGGGYTLTSQYASSAALLSVFSAPPDATGRVPFPRVPSPSQGRSGMRVPPLR
- a CDS encoding type II toxin-antitoxin system HipA family toxin, which encodes MTSNTRSRLTRSSKPRLAVLLHGQVAGHVYAADNRHLVFRYDDGWRATPGAFPLSVSMPLIATEHGHRATSAFLWGLLPDNPTVIAHWGRQHGVSRHDVVQLLAHVGEDCAGAVQLVTPDRVDAALGAPTRTDERASIEWLSAEAVGELLAGLRRNPAAGRTNSEQGQFSLAGAQPKTALYEDDRGRWGVPRGRAPSNRILKPPVLDLDDLAYNEHACLHLARELGLAAASSTVQRFGDEVAIVVERYDRVRLDGVLHRVHQEDMCQALAVMPTRKYESDGGPGVTEIAALLARHSVEAEVDVARFLDANVLNWLIAGTDAHAKNYAVLHGPGPDIRLAPLYDVITLLPYPQLTRGAVRLAMGINGEHAVERITASHWRALARAVGVSPDSMIGRIQDLAARIPAAIDRVLSHPGGGPDTRAIVERLLSPVEYHARACVKRLG
- a CDS encoding Ig-like domain-containing protein, producing the protein MSKRLWCCLVLVACGGESTKPESPASVAVAPAALDLTPGGTSQLTATPKSAAGITLTTPVTWSSSSDAVATVTSAGLVTAVATGSATITARSGSATGTAAVTVTPVPIAAVVVTPATATIEVGDTTRALATARSASGTDLAGRAITWSSADPAVATVAQTGLVTAIAPGATSISAASEGRTGALALTVTPAAVATVTVAPTTGTIVVGTSRQLTVALKDARGATLVNRAVSWASTDPATISVSTAGLVTAVKLGGPVTISATSEGKQGTLAMTVTPVPAARVAVSAPSPEVNEGSTTQLTAVATDAGGNTLSGRSFTWVSDSAHIATVDANGLVRTLRTGVARFRARADGAAGSVSITVRGLIHRWTFDEVGGTGTAFRDDVGGRVARLDAVAQPGRSGSAVGGQVTLPGGAPGLTDYVSLPGACFARYRTRPSRSGPPCTPISHGVASLT